One Asterias rubens chromosome 1, eAstRub1.3, whole genome shotgun sequence genomic region harbors:
- the LOC117295047 gene encoding adenosine receptor A3-like yields the protein MNVTEFMGLDEASHLAILGIISILIILSNIFCLIVLQRATSGIKTATRIFLVSLSLADLGIGVLAIPFKMLIIVVEDETLRQRLCEADIFVHGTFVLASLESVIGITIERYLAIELPFWHRSNVTTRRVYITTAWLWLTSLAPAIYGGVIAVNGAFYVDDHGWCTYNPAFGSTFIIWIDIVIYIALPFALISFIYVRIVILVRRHLARRANNDKGNNLSMEDRIRRRSVKLRKAANIARNRKSLDTFLLVFSTFMLIYLPTCVVSVLELTGTRVPTVIVDVSRFLFFCNGWVNNVVYAMRHNIFKNTAQSMVDDLRRCCSKI from the coding sequence ATGAACGTTACGGAGTTCATGGGGCTGGATGAAGCTTCTCACCTTGCAATACTCGGCATTATCTCCATTCTGATCATCCTGAGTAATATCTTCTGTTTGATTGTCCTTCAACGTGCCACATCAGGCATTAAGACAGCGACTCGTATCTTCCTAGTCTCGTTGTCTCTTGCCGATTTGGGAATCGGTGTCTTGGCCATTCCTTTTAAGATGTTGATTATCGTTGTAGAGGATGAAACTCTTCGTCAAAGACTGTGCGAAGCTGATATCTTCGTCCATGGAACATTCGTCTTGGCATCGCTGGAGTCTGTCATAGGAATCACCATTGAACGATACTTGGCCATCGAGTTACCATTCTGGCACAGGTCCAACGTGACAACAAGACGAGTTTACATAACCACGGCTTGGCTTTGGCTCACGAGTTTGGCTCCCGCAATCTATGGAGGGGTTATCGCTGTAAACGGGGCTTTTTATGTCGACGACCACGGCTGGTGTACTTACAACCCGGCCTTTGGTTCCACATTTATCATCTGGATTGATATCGTTATTTACATCGCGTTGCCTTTCGCCCTAATCAGCTTCATCTATGTTCGGATTGTGATTCTTGTGAGACGCCATCTTGCCCGCCGTGCTAATAACGACAAGGGTAACAATCTGTCCATGGAAGACCGAATCAGACGACGATCCGTCAAGCTCCGTAAAGCAGCGAATATTGCCAGGAATAGAAAATCTCTGGACACGTTTCTTCTGGTTTTCTCCACCTTCATGTTGATTTACCTTCCAACTTGTGTCGTCTCTGTACTGGAACTAACAGGAACTCGTGTGCCTACAGTGATAGTTGATGTCTCAcgatttttatttttctgtaatgGTTGGGTGAATAATGTGGTGTATGCAATGAGGCataatattttcaaaaacactGCACAATCGATGGTTGATGACTTGAGACGATGCTGCTCAAAAATTtag
- the LOC117304890 gene encoding cytochrome P450 2J6-like — protein MSILSNWFDGMRMTSVILDVLDIRMVLLCSAVFLLLSWVMRRSSVSNLPPGPWGWPLVGSLPSLAFATGEPHEVFMRMAGKYGPVFSLNILGQRMVVIHGYSAIREAFNNPNLNDRPELHILKNLFNGAKGIATASGETWKEQRKLSLNIFKNFGVGQARFEDQIATEADHLLEEMKLIKGDAFNPVHLFGNAVSNVISSVVLGKRYEYDDKKFQLVLASMDRSMELIGAGAAMQFLPVVNNLWFLPSIREMTSTMKYVMDFVMEVVEEHQKDCHEGESRDLMDVYLREMENKKTNNIHTNLSVLNLVILVSDLFVAGTETTANTLRWGLLFMMLHPEIQTRVQDELDAVVGRERLPQMSDRQNLPYTEAVILELQRRGNIVPLGLPHKAAEETKLMGYTIPKGCLVIANHWALNIDPELFPDPDQFNPERFLSDAGEVTKPEELIPFSTGRRICLGEQLAKMELFIFFTYLLHQFTFTKPSEEPELSLGGHLGLTLAPMPFKVCATPR, from the exons ATGAGTATCTTATCAAATTGGTTTGATGGGATGAGGATGACTTCGGTTATTCTAGACGTCCTGGATATCCGCATGGTGCTCCTCTGCTCAGCGGTCTTCCTCTTGTTATCGTGGGTCATGCGCCGGAGCTCCGTTAGCAACCTCCCTCCTGGACCCTGGGGTTGGCCCCTAGTAGGGAGCTTGCCTTCCCTGGCCTTTGCTACAGGTGAGCCTCACGAAGTGTTCATGCGAATGGCCGGCAAGTATGGGCCCGTGTTTAGTCTCAACATCTTGGGCCAGAGAATGGTGGTTATCCACGGGTACAGTGCAATACGTGAGGCCTTCAACAACCCAAACCTCAACGATCGACCGGAGCTACATATTCTCAAGAATCTGTTTAATGGAGCAAAAG GTATAGCTACTGCATCGGGAGAGACATGGAAAGAACAGAGGAAATTATCTCTTAACATCTTCAAGAACTTTGGTGTTGGTCAAGCACGGTTTGAAGACCAGATAGCCACGGAAGCCGATCATCTCTTGGAGGAGATGAAACTGATCAAGGGAGACGCATTCAACCCTGTGCACCTGTTTGGCAATGCTGTGTCTAACGTCATCTCTTCAGTGGTGCTGGGTAAAAGGTACGAATACGACGACAAGAAATTCCAGCTTGTCCTCGCCTCGATGGACCGTAGCATGGAGCTCATCGGTGCAGGGGCAGCGATGCAATTTCTCCCGGTCGTTAATAACCTCTGGTTCCTGCCTTCAATCAGGGAAATGACGTCAACGATGAAATATGTCATGGATTTCGTCATGGAGGTAGTGGAGGAACATCAGAAGGATTGCCACGAAGGAGAATCTCGCGACTTGATGGACGTCTACCTCAGAGAGATGGAAAACAAGAAGACTAATAATATACACACGAACCTCAGCGTGTTGAATCTCGTCATACTAGTCTCTGATCTATTCGTTGCGGGAACTGAAACCACGGCGAACACACTACGGTGGGGACTGCTTTTCATGATGCTACACCCAGAGATCCAGACTAGAGTTCAAGATGAACTAGACGCCGTTGTTGGACGGGAGAGACTCCCACAGATGTCTGACAGGCAAAATCTCCCTTACACTGAGGCCGTTATCCTTGAACTCCAAAGACGTGGCAATATTGTCCCCCTAGGATTGCCGCACAAAGCTGCCGAGGAAACCAAGCTCATGGGTTACACTATACCAAAGGGATGCTTGGTTATTGCTAACCATTGGGCTCTGAACATTGACCCAGAATTATTCCCTGATCCTGACCAATTTAACCCGGAGAGATTTTTAAGCGACGCGGGGGAAGTGACCAAACCAGAAGAGTTGATTCCGTTTAGTACAG GACGGCGCATCTGCTTAGGGGAGCAACTTGCCAAGATGGAGCTTTTTATCTTCTTTACTTACCTCTTACACCAGTTCACCTTCACGAAGCCATCGGAGGAGCCAGAGCTTAGCCTCGGGGGTCATCTAGGGCTCACACTCGCACCCATGCCGTTCAAAGTGTGTGCTACACCGCGGTGA